The Pelistega ratti genome window below encodes:
- the glnE gene encoding bifunctional [glutamate--ammonia ligase]-adenylyl-L-tyrosine phosphorylase/[glutamate--ammonia-ligase] adenylyltransferase: MQNFLSRPLNWSFYLKRYIDTRPAAIEPLYIDSQTPITPERIDTWLAELGTSTTAFPPPDVTTCRSVLRQLRTRIFNTLIVRDINQLASLEEVFSSMSYLADIAVQMAYRTVMHTMVESFGIPTSYSTGLPMEMIILGMGKLGGKELNVSSDIDLIMLYGEEGETSGARRSLSYHEFYGRVTQRMMPVLAEFDAEGFVFRTDLRLRPDGDGSALAWSLSALEHYLITQGREWERYAWLKARVIPVKYFNESQPIDDIRLLESLRKPFVYRKYFDFDALSALRQLREQIRQEWTRQVNAKEGLQSTQNIKLGEGGIREIEFIVQLIQLIRGGRQASLQQRHLLDALQAERNAGLLTPEIAENLEKAYRFLRRLEHIIQYKEDAQTHLLPNTEEGLTALATAMGLNRETFDSHLKYYRTCVSETFHNIFRLLGMQEEQDILPTPSPLSNDGTLTEDEQAPIQQRIDLMLNNRRILQLNPTNRKRLDNLIPLLRSAAYATKNPIQATHYLTELIETIAQRSAYIALLVEYPEILQRVARIMTASPVAAQLLIKNPILLDSLIDWRTLLQPIDLSAIAEQLHKDLDACLIHEGEPDIERQMNLMRDTHKMVAFQLLAQDLENTLNVEYLADYLSALADMLLEESLFRVWQQLRKSSRYDLPEYPRFGIIAYGKLGGKELGYFSDLDLVLIFDDDHDWAPEVYVKLGRRLSTWLSTMTSSGRLYEIDLRLRPDGEAGLLAVSIEGFAKYQREMAWTWEHQALTRGRFCAGDTAIGEKFEAIRQEILLRQRDLNTLKDDIIAMRIKMREGHPNPTPLFDVKHDQGGMVDLEFITQYLVLAYSHQHPALLGNWGNIALLLLAAQEGLIPEQLAKQCVEAYRVYRKIQHEERLQGKEVTRVEASLLDKERTAVTQLWNNLFANLR, translated from the coding sequence CAACTTGCCTCACTTGAAGAAGTATTCAGTAGTATGAGCTACCTAGCCGATATCGCCGTACAGATGGCTTATCGTACGGTAATGCATACAATGGTCGAAAGTTTTGGGATACCGACTAGCTATAGCACAGGCTTACCCATGGAAATGATTATTCTTGGTATGGGAAAACTAGGGGGTAAAGAACTTAATGTTTCTTCTGATATTGATTTAATTATGCTTTACGGGGAAGAAGGCGAAACCAGTGGCGCACGCCGTTCATTAAGTTACCATGAATTTTATGGTCGTGTTACACAACGGATGATGCCTGTTCTGGCTGAATTTGATGCTGAAGGATTTGTTTTCCGAACAGATTTACGTTTGCGACCAGATGGTGATGGTAGTGCTCTAGCATGGAGTCTTTCAGCCTTAGAGCATTATTTAATCACTCAAGGTAGAGAATGGGAACGTTACGCATGGCTAAAAGCACGGGTTATTCCTGTTAAATACTTTAATGAAAGTCAGCCTATTGATGATATTCGTCTCTTAGAAAGTTTACGCAAACCATTTGTCTATCGAAAATACTTTGATTTTGATGCCCTTTCTGCCTTACGTCAATTACGAGAACAAATTCGCCAAGAGTGGACACGTCAAGTAAATGCTAAAGAAGGCTTACAAAGCACACAAAATATCAAGTTAGGTGAAGGGGGAATTAGAGAAATTGAATTTATCGTACAACTTATCCAATTAATTCGAGGTGGGCGACAAGCCAGCTTACAACAACGCCATCTACTTGATGCACTACAGGCTGAACGTAATGCAGGATTACTAACACCCGAAATAGCAGAAAACCTTGAAAAAGCCTATCGATTTTTACGGCGATTAGAACATATCATTCAATACAAAGAGGATGCACAAACCCATCTTCTACCAAATACAGAAGAAGGATTAACCGCACTTGCCACCGCCATGGGTCTTAATCGAGAAACCTTTGATTCACATTTAAAATATTATAGAACATGTGTATCAGAGACATTCCATAATATTTTCCGCCTACTTGGTATGCAAGAGGAACAAGATATATTACCAACTCCCTCTCCTTTATCGAATGACGGTACACTAACAGAAGATGAGCAAGCCCCTATTCAGCAGCGTATTGATTTAATGTTAAACAATCGCCGTATTCTACAGCTAAACCCTACCAATCGAAAACGTTTAGATAATTTAATTCCTCTTTTACGATCTGCTGCTTATGCCACTAAAAACCCTATCCAAGCAACCCATTATCTAACAGAACTGATTGAAACCATTGCACAGCGTAGTGCCTATATTGCTTTACTGGTTGAGTATCCTGAAATTTTACAACGTGTTGCTCGGATTATGACCGCTAGCCCCGTAGCCGCTCAATTACTCATCAAAAACCCTATTTTATTGGATAGTCTTATTGATTGGCGTACCCTCTTACAGCCGATTGATTTATCAGCTATTGCTGAACAATTACATAAAGATCTTGATGCTTGCCTCATCCATGAAGGCGAACCCGATATAGAACGGCAAATGAATCTTATGCGTGATACACATAAAATGGTGGCTTTCCAATTATTAGCTCAAGATTTAGAAAATACATTAAATGTAGAATATTTAGCTGATTATCTCTCTGCCCTTGCTGATATGCTACTCGAAGAAAGCCTATTTCGTGTATGGCAGCAACTGCGTAAAAGTAGTCGCTATGATTTACCCGAGTACCCTCGATTCGGGATTATTGCCTATGGTAAATTAGGGGGGAAAGAACTCGGTTATTTTTCTGATCTGGATCTTGTCTTAATTTTTGATGATGATCACGATTGGGCTCCTGAGGTCTATGTCAAACTCGGCAGACGACTGAGTACATGGCTATCCACAATGACCTCTTCTGGACGTTTATATGAAATTGATTTACGCCTACGTCCCGATGGAGAAGCTGGATTATTAGCCGTTTCAATAGAAGGTTTTGCGAAATACCAACGAGAAATGGCATGGACATGGGAACATCAAGCACTTACCAGAGGTCGTTTTTGTGCAGGTGATACAGCAATAGGCGAAAAATTTGAAGCCATTCGCCAAGAAATTTTATTAAGACAACGTGATTTAAATACGTTAAAAGATGATATTATCGCCATGCGCATCAAAATGCGGGAAGGACATCCTAATCCTACCCCGCTTTTTGATGTTAAACATGATCAAGGAGGCATGGTAGATTTAGAATTTATCACACAATACCTTGTACTTGCCTATAGTCATCAGCATCCTGCTTTACTCGGCAACTGGGGAAATATTGCTTTATTACTCTTAGCCGCTCAAGAAGGACTAATCCCTGAACAATTGGCAAAACAATGTGTAGAAGCCTATCGGGTTTATCGTAAAATACAACATGAAGAACGACTACAAGGTAAAGAGGTAACACGCGTAGAGGCATCCTTACTGGATAAAGAAAGAACGGCTGTTACCCAACTTTGGAACAATCTTTTTGCAAATCTGCGTTAA